A window from Onychostoma macrolepis isolate SWU-2019 chromosome 07, ASM1243209v1, whole genome shotgun sequence encodes these proteins:
- the plag1 gene encoding zinc finger protein PLAG1 — MATVSPNDCPTTAEHCRVRKRRVEGKVRKNFSCQLCEKAFNSLEKLKVHSYSHTGERPYHCTHTDCTKAFVSKYKLLRHMATHSPEKTHKCSYCEKMFHRKDHLKNHLHTHDPNKEAFSCTECGKSYNTKLGFRRHQALHAAHRGDLTCQVCLQSYPSTPLLLEHLRGHAGKSATATKEKRHQCEHCERRFYTRKDVRRHLVVHTGRKDFLCQYCAQRFGRKDHLTRHVKKSHAHELLRVKAEPVDLMESQSLPTSGPLSLRYPIGHASYSPPPPLRAELESYLLELQAEDTPKLSASATVTGETTSSLDFLSPLFNFLPYNQGAGPTLGVAYSQEEGLLTTPMQDTPEPLSLLHTITHSHTLSQTNALTPSYTHPPSLNTTTTLPRFHQAFQ; from the exons ATGGCAACGGTATCTCCAAACGACTGCCCCACCACGGCAGAACACTGTCGAGTGCGGAAGAGGAGAGTAGAGGGTAAAGTGAGGAAGAACTTCTCCTGTCAGTTGTGTGAGAAGGCTTTCAACAGCTTGGAGAAGCTGAAGGTACATTCGTACTCCCACACAGGGGAAAGACCGTATCACTGCACACACACTGACTGCACCAAGGCCTTTGTCTCCAAGTATAAACTCTTACG GCACATGGCCACACACTCTCCAGAAAAGACACACAAGTGCAGCTACTGCGAGAAGATGTTCCACCGTAAAGATCACCTGAAGAACCACCTCCACACACACGACCCCAACAAGGAGGCTTTCAGCTGCACAGAATGTGGCAAGAGCTACAATACCAAATTAGGCTTTAGAAGGCACCAAGCCCTTCATGCCGCACACCGTGGAGACCTCACCTGCCAGGTGTGTCTACAGTCATACCCAAGCACTCCCCTACTGCTGGAGCACCTACGCGGGCACGCAGGGAAAAGCGCTACCGCAACTAAGGAAAAGCGACATCAGTGTGAGCACTGCGAAAGGCGTTTTTACACCCGTAAGGACGTGCGACGCCACTTGGTTGTGCATACAGGACGCAAGGACTTCCTTTGCCAGTACTGCGCACAACGATTCGGCCGCAAGGACCACCTTACCCGGCATGTTAAGAAAAGCCACGCTCATGAGTTGCTGAGGGTTAAGGCAGAGCCCGTAGATTTGATGGAGTCACAATCCTTGCCAACATCTGGGCCTCTCTCTCTAAGGTATCCAATAGGTCATGCTTCTTACTCGCCACCGCCGCCACTGAGGGCGGAGCTTGAAAGTTATCTCTTAGAGCTACAGGCTGAAGATACACCCAAGCTGAGTGCTTCTGCAACGGTGACTGGAGAGACAACATCGTCCCTGGATTTTCTGTCTCCATTGTTTAATTTTCTGCCTTACAACCAAGGGGCAGGGCCTACTTTGGGAGTGGCTTACAGCCAGGAGGAGGGGCTACTGACCACCCCCATGCAAGACACCCCAGAGCCTCTTAGCCTCCTTCACAcaatcacacattcacacacactgtCACAAACAAATGCACTCACTCCGAGTTATACACATCCACCATCTCTGAATACAACCACCACCCTGCCTCGCTTCCACCAAGCCTTCCAGTAA